The DNA region TTGCGCAAAAGCGGGAATTATTGGTACAATATCTTATTCAAATATTGCATTTTCAATAATATTAGGAATTATTTTAGGTGATACATTTCCTGATATTTGGATTATTTTAGGTATACTTTTAATAGTTGTAAGTGGATTTTTAGTTTCGTTAAAAAAGGATTAGTATGAATGATTTTGTGTTAATAATTGATATAATGATTGCGCTTTTCGTTATTGTAATTATTGCTTGGTATATCCATGACAAATATGTTCAAAGAGATCACCAACTTTTGGTAAATTATCCAATAATTGGTAGATTAAGGTATCTATTTGAAGAGTTTAGAGAACCATTTAGACAATATTTTGGGGATGAAAAATTCTATGAGTCTAAAGATAAGCTTGATTGGGTTTATAAAGCTGCTAGAGATTTGCCTAATTATGCATCTTTTTCTCCTTCTCAACCTTTACCTAAACCAAAATTTATGTTAAGACATGCAAATATAGTTTTAAATGAAAATGAAGTTGATACTCATTTTGGAGTAACTTTTGGAGAAAATAAAAAATATTCTTATCATGCAAAATCAATTATTGCAAGAAGTGCAATGAGTGATGGGTCAATTTCACCAGAAGGTACAAGAGCTTTTGTTCGTGGAGCATTTATGGGAGGATTTCCTATTAATTCAGGTGAAGGAGGTTTAACTTCTAACTTTTTTGTTACACATAGAAATTATAACCCTTCTTATATGACAGAAGTTCATGGTACTATTACTCAACGATTTGTAAAAAAAGTTGTACAAAAACTTTTTAATGGTGCAATGGCTGCTGATGTGTATAGAAGTTTAGTTTTTAAAAAAGATCCAGAAGCTGAAACTTATGTATTTGATTTAAAATCAGAAGTATTTCATCGACCAAACTGGGAAGCTCATTTAGAAAACTTTCCCGAAGAAGTTCCTGAAGATATGCCGGATATAATTTTACAATTGAGTTCTGGGTTATATGGAGCAAGGGATAAGCAAGGTAATTTTGATCCTGATAGATACCAAAAAACTATGCGTTTTTGTAAAATGACAGAGATTAAAATGGCCCAAGGAGCTAAACAAACGGGTGGAAAACTTATTGCAGATAAAGTAAGTCCTGCCATTGCTTATTATAGAAATGTAGAAGCACATAAAGATCTCTTTTCACCAAATAGATTTCCTTATGCAAATACTGTAGAAGAATTATTTGATTTTGTAGGAAGATTACAATCTTTATCAAATAAACCAGTTGGTTTAAAAATAGTAATCTCAGATATTGAAAATATTGAACCATATGCAAAAGAGATAAAAAAAAGAATAGATGAAGGAAATAGTGCTTATCCTGATTTTATATCAATTGATGGAGGAAGTGGAGGAAGTGCTACTGCTCCAATTGAAATGATGGAAAGAATTGGACTTGATGCTAGAGATTCTATTTATTTAGTTGATAAAATATTAACAGATTATAATGTGCGAGATAAAATTAAACTTGTTGCAAGTGGAAAAGTTTTAACTCCTGATGATGTAATAGTTTTAATGTCTTTAGGTGCTGATTTTATACAAATTGCAAGAGGATTTATGATGAGTGCTGGATGTATTAGAGCAAGATATTGTTCTGGAACAAATGGTCACGAATGTCCTGTTGGATTGGCAACTCAAAATAAAAGTAAAAGAAAAAAATATTTTGTGTATAAACATGCAAAATATGTAAGAGATTATCATAATAATTTATTAAAAGGTGTAAAAGGCTTACTTGCTGTAATGGGATTAAGTAATATTAGTAAATTAAATAGACATAGACTTATTTTTGTAGATGCAGATGGTAAAGTACATGATAATATTGATCAAGTTTTTAAAAGAAGATTAGATATAGGTAAAGATAAAGAGGACGAATTTTATGAACTTAGATAAAGTAATTGCAGGGTTTTTTATTATTTTAGCAATGACAATAAATTTTGGGTTTTTTTATGGAGATATGGATTCTTTAGAAATGCATAGTAAATATGAATTATTTGCTGCAATAATTATTAATATAATTGCAACAACACTCAAACTTGGTGATAAAACACAAATGGGTTCAGTTTTATTAGCAACATCTTTAGTTGCGGATATTCAATTAATAGCAGCTGCAACTATATGGACAGTTGCTGAATATGCTTACTCTATTGACAAAGAGATTGTTGGTATGATTATTTCTTTATCTGGTGGAGCATTATTAGCAAATATTACATCAGTTACATTGTATATTGGTGAAACAATAAAATCAAAAAGATAAAAGGTTAAAAGTGAAAAATAGTTCACTATTTATTATTCTTTATAGAATGAGAATGCCTTTTATAATAATAATTGTTGCTTATACAGTAGCAATTATTGGATTATTACTTATTGAAGGTAAGGATGCAAATGGGCAGCCTTATCAAATGTCAATTTTTGAAGCATTTTATTTTGTAACGTATATGGCTACTACAATTGGATTTGGTGAAACTCCTCATGAATTTACTTATGCTCAAAGAATATGGGTAAGTATGTCAGTTTATATTACTGTTGTTGGATGGTTTTACGGTGTAGGAGCATTAATAAGATTATTACAAGATAAACTTTTTTTACAAGAAATTGAAAAAAGTAGATTTAGAAGGCAATTAAAATCATTAAAACAAAGATTTATAATTATTTTGGGTTATAATCAAATAACAAGTGAAATAATAAAAAGAGCAATTGAACAAGATATAAGAACAGTAGTAATAGAAAAAAATGAAGAGAGAGGAAATGATTTACTTCTTGAAAATTTTACTCCTACGGTGCCTTTATTAGTAGCAGATGCCCATAGTGCAGTTTCTTTAGAAGAAGCGGGTATTAAAAAGCATAACTGCAAAGGGTTAGTCTCTCTTTTTGAAAATGATGCTTTAAATTTAAGAATTGCATTGACTTCTAAATTATTAAATAAAAATGTAAAACTTGCAATAAAATCAACAACAGAAAATCATACTGAAAATTTAAGAGATTTAAATGTAGAAATAATTGCAAATCCCTTTTTAATTATTTCAAATGAAATCAATATGGCTATAAATGCACCAAATTTACTAAAACTTGAAAAATGGTTATATAAAGTAGATAATTTAAATTCATCATTACCTTTATTTCCAAAAGGAAAATATATTTTTTGTGGTTTTGGAAGAATGGGACAAACTGTTTATGAAAGATTAAAAATGAGTAATATTGAAGCTCATTTTATAGAAATTGATAAAAATAAACAATTGATAATAAAAGATGATAAAAATGCATTAATAACTTATGCTAATGCAGATGATAAAGATACTTTACTTCAAATAGGTATAGAAGATTCTATTGCAATTATTGCTGGAACAGGAGATGATACAACGAATTTATCTATATTAGCAACTGCAAAAAAATTAAATCCAAAAATTATGACAATTGCAAGACAAAATGAGATGGAAGATATATCTATTTTCCAAAGTGCAAATATTGATCATATTTTTATGCCTGCAAAAATTTTGATAAATAAAACTACTAATGCTTTAATAAATCCACTCTCAGATCTATTTATTAGAAAAATTGCAAATAATGAAGAAATTTGGGCTGCAAAATTAGTTAGACGTCTTTTTGAAACAATAAATGAAAATCCTTTATTGTTTGAATTAGAAATTGATTCTGAACAAGCATATGAAATTGTAAGATACTTAAAAACAAAAGAAGAGTTAACTCTAAATATTTTTAGAGTATCATTACATAATAAAGAACATAAAAATAATGTTGTTCCTTTACTTTTAGTAAGAAATAATGAAGATATTTTATTGCCAGAGTGGGAAGAAACA from Malaciobacter molluscorum LMG 25693 includes:
- a CDS encoding DUF6394 family protein, which produces MNLDKVIAGFFIILAMTINFGFFYGDMDSLEMHSKYELFAAIIINIIATTLKLGDKTQMGSVLLATSLVADIQLIAAATIWTVAEYAYSIDKEIVGMIISLSGGALLANITSVTLYIGETIKSKR
- a CDS encoding FMN-binding glutamate synthase family protein — protein: MNDFVLIIDIMIALFVIVIIAWYIHDKYVQRDHQLLVNYPIIGRLRYLFEEFREPFRQYFGDEKFYESKDKLDWVYKAARDLPNYASFSPSQPLPKPKFMLRHANIVLNENEVDTHFGVTFGENKKYSYHAKSIIARSAMSDGSISPEGTRAFVRGAFMGGFPINSGEGGLTSNFFVTHRNYNPSYMTEVHGTITQRFVKKVVQKLFNGAMAADVYRSLVFKKDPEAETYVFDLKSEVFHRPNWEAHLENFPEEVPEDMPDIILQLSSGLYGARDKQGNFDPDRYQKTMRFCKMTEIKMAQGAKQTGGKLIADKVSPAIAYYRNVEAHKDLFSPNRFPYANTVEELFDFVGRLQSLSNKPVGLKIVISDIENIEPYAKEIKKRIDEGNSAYPDFISIDGGSGGSATAPIEMMERIGLDARDSIYLVDKILTDYNVRDKIKLVASGKVLTPDDVIVLMSLGADFIQIARGFMMSAGCIRARYCSGTNGHECPVGLATQNKSKRKKYFVYKHAKYVRDYHNNLLKGVKGLLAVMGLSNISKLNRHRLIFVDADGKVHDNIDQVFKRRLDIGKDKEDEFYELR
- a CDS encoding potassium channel family protein: MKNSSLFIILYRMRMPFIIIIVAYTVAIIGLLLIEGKDANGQPYQMSIFEAFYFVTYMATTIGFGETPHEFTYAQRIWVSMSVYITVVGWFYGVGALIRLLQDKLFLQEIEKSRFRRQLKSLKQRFIIILGYNQITSEIIKRAIEQDIRTVVIEKNEERGNDLLLENFTPTVPLLVADAHSAVSLEEAGIKKHNCKGLVSLFENDALNLRIALTSKLLNKNVKLAIKSTTENHTENLRDLNVEIIANPFLIISNEINMAINAPNLLKLEKWLYKVDNLNSSLPLFPKGKYIFCGFGRMGQTVYERLKMSNIEAHFIEIDKNKQLIIKDDKNALITYANADDKDTLLQIGIEDSIAIIAGTGDDTTNLSILATAKKLNPKIMTIARQNEMEDISIFQSANIDHIFMPAKILINKTTNALINPLSDLFIRKIANNEEIWAAKLVRRLFETINENPLLFELEIDSEQAYEIVRYLKTKEELTLNIFRVSLHNKEHKNNVVPLLLVRNNEDILLPEWEETIQIGDKILFACDNHAKNDIEYIAQNIYEFYYALTGKEKRTIFKGF